Proteins from one Deltaproteobacteria bacterium genomic window:
- a CDS encoding nuclear transport factor 2 family protein, giving the protein MVSFPREEIEAAWRRRMELQDRDDWDGFGQTFTEDAVYVEHHCGTFRGRQAILAWLVPVMEQCHGWTFPVEWLAVDGHRIVHKWQNRLPGQRPDGTYYEFGGITVMEYAGNGAFSYQEDIYNARELEKLLLEWSAARRDGIQA; this is encoded by the coding sequence ATGGTGTCATTCCCTCGCGAAGAGATCGAGGCGGCCTGGCGGCGGCGCATGGAACTCCAGGACCGTGACGACTGGGACGGCTTTGGACAAACGTTCACCGAAGACGCGGTCTACGTCGAGCATCACTGCGGCACCTTTCGCGGGCGGCAAGCGATTCTGGCCTGGCTGGTGCCGGTAATGGAGCAGTGCCACGGTTGGACCTTTCCGGTGGAGTGGCTCGCCGTCGACGGCCACCGCATCGTGCACAAGTGGCAGAACCGCCTCCCCGGCCAGCGGCCCGACGGTACATACTACGAGTTTGGCGGCATCACCGTGATGGAGTACGCGGGCAACGGCGCGTTCTCGTATCAAGAGGACATCTACAACGCCCGTGAGCTGGAGAAGCTGCTGCTGGAGTGGAGCGCCGCCCGGCGGGACGGCATACAAGCTTAG